In one window of Gemmatimonadota bacterium DNA:
- a CDS encoding glycosyltransferase, which yields MPDLRLDIVGVGPDGPRLKTLTQALALADRVRFHGEYPDEDLPRRMAEADFLVLPSVTVDEMFGLVVLEAMAASRPVITTAVPTGVREVNVPGETGLEVPVHDVRSLAEALDTLARDPFLREKMGDAGRVRVEKFFTRRLMTERHLALYEQVLAYQPE from the coding sequence GTGCCCGACCTCCGGCTCGACATCGTGGGCGTGGGCCCGGACGGGCCGCGGCTCAAGACCCTGACGCAGGCGCTGGCGCTGGCCGACCGGGTGCGCTTCCACGGCGAGTACCCCGACGAGGACCTGCCCCGCCGCATGGCCGAGGCCGACTTCCTGGTGCTGCCCTCGGTGACGGTGGACGAGATGTTCGGCCTGGTGGTGCTGGAGGCGATGGCGGCCAGCCGGCCGGTCATCACCACCGCCGTGCCCACCGGGGTGCGGGAGGTCAACGTGCCGGGCGAGACCGGGCTCGAGGTGCCGGTGCACGACGTGCGCTCGCTGGCGGAGGCGCTCGACACCCTGGCCCGCGATCCGTTCCTGCGGGAGAAGATGGGCGACGCCGGCCGGGTGCGGGTGGAGAAGTTCTTCACCCGGCGGCTCATGACCGAGCGGCACCTGGCGCTGTACGAGCAGGTGCTGGCGTACCAGCCCGAGTAG
- a CDS encoding response regulator, with amino-acid sequence MADLLIVEHDPLVTETLRRACRSAGVFAEAVRDGAEALTLLDWHPPQVILCAGQLPDMWGWELCAVVRSDPKTERMPFVLLLDPEHLGRPEAQRCGASHLAPRAGGGGVVAELLPRLMPSRLRPVPAAASAATGVFQGPIGILGLPDLAQSIAGSGRAGSLILSLDGGQGILFFDGGRIVDAEFGARRGEAAVLELFERTEGQAGSFIFMPGEDLPRRGAIRKSVQQLLLDVATDLDVRRAQPIGDGPRPAPVNQG; translated from the coding sequence GTGGCAGACCTCCTGATCGTCGAGCACGATCCGTTGGTCACCGAGACGCTGCGGCGCGCCTGCCGCTCGGCCGGGGTGTTCGCGGAGGCGGTCCGCGACGGGGCGGAGGCCCTCACCCTGCTCGACTGGCACCCGCCGCAGGTCATCCTCTGCGCGGGCCAGCTGCCTGACATGTGGGGCTGGGAGCTGTGCGCCGTGGTGCGCAGCGATCCCAAGACGGAGCGGATGCCCTTCGTGCTGCTGCTCGACCCGGAGCACCTGGGGCGTCCCGAGGCGCAGCGCTGCGGGGCCAGCCACCTGGCGCCCCGCGCCGGGGGGGGGGGCGTGGTGGCCGAACTGCTGCCGCGCCTCATGCCCTCGCGGCTCCGGCCGGTACCGGCCGCGGCGAGCGCCGCCACCGGCGTGTTCCAGGGACCCATCGGCATCCTCGGCCTGCCCGACCTGGCGCAGAGCATCGCCGGCAGCGGACGCGCGGGCAGCCTGATCCTGTCGCTGGACGGCGGGCAGGGGATCCTGTTCTTCGACGGGGGCCGGATCGTGGACGCGGAGTTCGGGGCGCGCCGGGGCGAGGCGGCGGTGCTCGAGCTGTTCGAACGCACCGAGGGGCAGGCCGGCAGCTTCATCTTCATGCCCGGCGAGGACCTCCCCCGCCGCGGCGCCATCCGCAAGTCGGTCCAGCAGCTGCTGCTCGACGTGGCCACGGACCTCGACGTCCGGCGCGCGCAGCCCATCGGGGACGGCCCCAGGCCGGCGCCCGTGAACCAGGGATAG
- a CDS encoding response regulator, producing the protein MTKVLVVDDSLSVRKAVGFALKPRGLDVLEAASGREALQAIRAQQPALIVCDVIMKDLSGFDVCQALKDDPALAGTPIILISGIVNEQVRGRAAAVGAAMILSKPFRATELAEEVVRLLSSRPSVAAAPAWTPGADDGAMVALRALQAVPSVTLAAMVDDQGRMLEQAGRSGPELEALRSQLAEMVLRAEQAGRSRQLGQPVSVMLEFRAGLMLATCLSSGGLLFVEVSDAGALGLVRYEMRRVLQTLAFPAVAATARG; encoded by the coding sequence ATGACCAAGGTACTGGTAGTCGATGACAGCCTGAGCGTCCGGAAGGCGGTGGGGTTCGCGCTCAAGCCCCGCGGGCTGGACGTCCTCGAGGCCGCCTCCGGGCGGGAGGCGCTGCAGGCCATCCGCGCCCAGCAGCCGGCGCTGATCGTGTGCGACGTCATCATGAAGGACCTGAGCGGCTTCGATGTCTGCCAGGCCCTCAAGGACGACCCGGCCCTCGCCGGGACGCCCATCATCCTGATCTCGGGGATCGTCAACGAGCAGGTGCGCGGGCGCGCCGCGGCGGTCGGCGCGGCGATGATCCTGTCGAAGCCGTTCCGCGCCACGGAGCTGGCGGAGGAGGTGGTGCGCCTCCTGAGCAGCCGGCCCTCGGTGGCCGCCGCGCCGGCGTGGACGCCGGGCGCGGACGACGGCGCGATGGTGGCCCTCCGCGCGCTGCAGGCGGTGCCCTCCGTGACCCTCGCGGCGATGGTGGATGACCAGGGCCGGATGCTGGAGCAGGCGGGGCGCAGCGGTCCGGAGCTCGAGGCGCTGCGCAGCCAGCTGGCGGAGATGGTGCTCCGGGCGGAGCAGGCGGGGCGGTCGCGGCAGCTGGGACAGCCGGTGAGCGTGATGCTCGAGTTCCGCGCCGGCCTGATGCTCGCGACCTGCCTGAGCTCTGGTGGGCTGCTGTTCGTGGAGGTGAGCGATGCGGGCGCGCTCGGCCTGGTGCGCTACGAGATGCGCCGCGTGCTGCAGACGCTGGCGTTCCCCGCCGTGGCGGCGACGGCGCGGGGGTGA
- a CDS encoding chemotaxis protein CheW → MTALPVAPIAAAPVVAPRACVFRCGGRAYAVPVTQVREVAMLPRVTPVPRMPAQIRGVASLRGLLLPVVDPAPHLGHAPLPLMAVTPVVVLKDGAQDVGLAVEAIAGLLPMETPCAVPAGLPPAVAAVAVGAFLSEGRPVVLLEGEALLAALRPVPVDAPVLP, encoded by the coding sequence ATGACCGCCCTCCCGGTGGCACCGATCGCCGCGGCGCCGGTCGTCGCGCCGCGCGCCTGCGTGTTCCGGTGCGGGGGCAGGGCGTATGCGGTGCCGGTGACCCAGGTGCGCGAGGTGGCGATGCTGCCCCGGGTGACGCCGGTGCCCCGGATGCCCGCCCAGATCCGCGGCGTGGCCAGCCTCCGGGGCCTGCTGCTGCCCGTGGTCGACCCGGCGCCCCACCTGGGACACGCGCCGCTGCCGCTCATGGCCGTGACACCGGTGGTGGTGCTCAAGGACGGGGCGCAGGATGTCGGGCTGGCGGTCGAGGCGATCGCGGGCCTGCTCCCGATGGAGACCCCCTGCGCCGTGCCGGCCGGGCTCCCGCCCGCCGTCGCGGCCGTCGCCGTTGGTGCCTTTCTGTCCGAGGGACGGCCCGTGGTGCTGCTGGAAGGGGAAGCGCTGCTCGCGGCGCTTCGCCCGGTGCCAGTGGATGCCCCGGTGCTCCCCTGA
- a CDS encoding methyl-accepting chemotaxis protein, with translation MLKQMKVWQKLALVALVFMVPVAVLLFQLVNEQNKAIEFAESERRGVEALRPVRRMLDALVQHREEGALAAAGDAAAAIRRQQAAGSVDAALAEVRVMDQRYGTELTSGPALQRVADGWQAVRDGAPTASAGQSLSAHRNLIAQQGLGLVFDIGNGSKLTLDPDLDAYWVMNTLIEKLPSVMEDASDLRARAIGALAGGPLAPDVRAGLGFQVARVRTDVDKQRQALAFALEATPAVRTRLAALDQKAQEAALALADLVEQRIVQPAVPELTAADFATLTAGVAPAVQALYADGLEVLDELLEARIAGFRQGQWTQLAIALAATLAAALVLVWIARMINAPVRELNLAAQRIRSRDYGVKVKVHSNDELGQLSQTFNETIKQLARNEEEREAELERSKALQRNVSDFLDVVTEISQGDLTRRGEVTADVLGNVVDSVNLLAEELGYALREARDTSHQVATSAQTMSAAAERMASGVQTQARSAEKVTSAAETMHGAVRQVADDASLAAEAARRTALAARAGDEAVRSTLASMQRIRAETQAMSKRVKALGDRSLEISEIVNTIESLAAQTNLLALNASIEAAGAGETGLRFAVVADEVRKLAERSALATRDIAGLIKAVQTETADAVAAMETGTREVEQGHQVALSAGENLKTIAETARESAELAESINLASQHQVQGAEGVSQGMQEIARIAKETESGVHEAQRVVGQLTALSQALGQKLERFKLVA, from the coding sequence ATGTTGAAGCAGATGAAGGTGTGGCAGAAGCTCGCGCTGGTGGCCCTGGTGTTCATGGTGCCGGTGGCGGTGCTCCTCTTCCAGCTGGTCAACGAACAGAACAAGGCGATCGAGTTCGCCGAGTCGGAGCGGCGGGGTGTCGAGGCGCTGCGGCCGGTGCGGCGGATGCTCGATGCCCTGGTGCAGCACCGTGAGGAGGGCGCGCTGGCGGCGGCGGGTGATGCCGCGGCGGCGATCCGGCGGCAGCAGGCGGCGGGGTCGGTGGATGCGGCGCTGGCGGAGGTGCGGGTGATGGACCAGCGCTACGGCACCGAGCTCACCTCGGGGCCGGCGCTGCAGCGCGTGGCGGATGGCTGGCAGGCGGTGCGCGATGGCGCGCCGACCGCCTCCGCGGGCCAGAGCCTTTCGGCGCACCGCAACCTCATTGCGCAGCAGGGCCTGGGGCTGGTGTTCGACATCGGCAACGGATCGAAGCTGACGCTGGACCCGGACCTCGATGCCTACTGGGTCATGAACACCCTGATCGAGAAGCTGCCGTCGGTCATGGAGGATGCCAGCGACCTGCGGGCGCGTGCCATCGGCGCGCTGGCCGGCGGCCCCCTGGCCCCGGACGTCCGCGCCGGCCTGGGCTTCCAGGTGGCGCGCGTGCGCACCGACGTGGACAAGCAGCGCCAGGCGCTCGCCTTCGCGCTGGAGGCCACCCCGGCCGTGCGGACCCGGCTGGCGGCGCTGGACCAGAAGGCCCAGGAGGCGGCGCTGGCCCTGGCCGACCTGGTGGAGCAGCGGATCGTGCAGCCGGCGGTGCCGGAGCTGACCGCGGCCGACTTCGCCACCCTGACCGCGGGCGTGGCGCCGGCGGTCCAGGCGCTGTACGCCGACGGCCTGGAGGTGCTGGACGAGCTCCTCGAGGCGCGGATCGCGGGCTTCCGCCAGGGCCAGTGGACCCAGCTGGCGATCGCGCTGGCGGCGACGCTGGCGGCGGCGCTGGTGCTGGTGTGGATCGCCCGGATGATCAACGCGCCGGTGCGGGAGCTGAACCTGGCGGCGCAGCGGATCCGCAGCCGGGACTACGGGGTGAAGGTCAAGGTCCACTCGAATGACGAGCTGGGCCAGCTGTCGCAGACCTTCAACGAGACGATCAAGCAGCTGGCCCGCAATGAAGAGGAGCGCGAGGCCGAACTGGAGCGCAGCAAGGCGCTGCAGCGCAACGTGAGCGACTTCCTGGACGTGGTCACGGAGATCAGCCAGGGCGACCTGACCCGGCGGGGCGAGGTGACCGCGGACGTGCTGGGCAACGTGGTGGACTCGGTGAACCTGCTGGCGGAAGAGCTGGGCTACGCCCTGCGCGAGGCGCGGGACACCTCGCACCAGGTGGCGACCAGCGCCCAGACGATGAGCGCGGCCGCCGAACGGATGGCGAGCGGCGTGCAGACCCAGGCCCGGTCGGCCGAGAAGGTGACGTCGGCGGCGGAGACGATGCACGGCGCGGTGCGGCAGGTGGCCGACGACGCGAGCCTGGCGGCCGAGGCCGCCCGGCGGACGGCGCTCGCCGCCCGCGCCGGTGACGAGGCGGTGCGCTCCACCCTGGCGAGCATGCAGCGGATCCGCGCCGAGACCCAGGCGATGTCCAAGCGGGTGAAGGCGCTGGGCGACCGGTCGCTGGAGATCTCCGAGATCGTCAACACCATCGAATCGCTGGCCGCGCAGACCAACCTGCTGGCCCTGAACGCCTCCATCGAGGCGGCGGGCGCCGGCGAGACCGGCCTGCGCTTCGCGGTGGTGGCCGACGAGGTGCGCAAGCTGGCCGAGCGCTCGGCGCTGGCCACCCGGGACATCGCGGGCCTGATCAAGGCGGTGCAGACGGAAACCGCCGACGCCGTGGCCGCGATGGAAACGGGGACGCGGGAGGTGGAGCAGGGCCACCAGGTGGCGCTCTCCGCCGGCGAGAACCTGAAGACGATCGCCGAGACGGCGCGGGAGTCGGCGGAGCTGGCCGAGTCGATCAACCTGGCCTCGCAGCACCAGGTGCAGGGCGCCGAGGGGGTGTCGCAGGGCATGCAGGAGATCGCGCGCATCGCCAAGGAGACGGAGTCGGGCGTGCACGAGGCGCAGCGGGTGGTGGGGCAGCTGACGGCGCTGTCCCAGGCGCTGGGCCAGAAGCTCGAACGCTTCAAGCTGGTCGCCTGA
- a CDS encoding response regulator, whose translation MAKVMIVDDSFSEIQVMESVLKGAGFQVVAISDPGEAEARVASEQPDVLLLDVVMPKRNGYEVLRSLRRQDQTKGVPVVMVTSKNQDSDRAWGMRQGANDYVTKPFTPDQLLGAVRRVVK comes from the coding sequence ATGGCCAAGGTCATGATCGTCGACGACTCCTTCTCCGAGATCCAGGTCATGGAGTCGGTGCTCAAGGGTGCCGGGTTCCAGGTGGTGGCGATCTCCGATCCCGGGGAGGCCGAGGCGCGGGTGGCGTCGGAGCAGCCGGACGTGCTGCTGCTGGACGTGGTGATGCCCAAGCGGAACGGGTACGAGGTGCTCCGCTCGCTGCGCCGCCAGGACCAGACCAAGGGGGTCCCGGTGGTGATGGTGACCTCGAAGAACCAGGACTCCGATCGCGCCTGGGGCATGCGCCAGGGCGCCAACGACTACGTGACCAAGCCGTTCACCCCCGACCAGCTGCTCGGCGCCGTGCGCCGCGTGGTCAAGTAG